The following are encoded together in the Mesoplodon densirostris isolate mMesDen1 chromosome 2, mMesDen1 primary haplotype, whole genome shotgun sequence genome:
- the FASLG gene encoding tumor necrosis factor ligand superfamily member 6 isoform X2 encodes MQRPLNYPYPQIFWVDSSASSPWASPGSVFPCPPSVPGRPGQRRPPPLPPPLKKRRDHNTGLCLLVMFFMVLVALVGLGMGLFQLFHLQKELAELREVTPIHPLRKWS; translated from the exons ATGCAGCGGCCCTTGAATTACCCGTACCCCCAGATTTTCTGGGTGGACAGCAGTGCCAGCTCTCCCTGGGCTTCTCCAGGGTCAGTCTTCCCCTGTCCGCCCTCTGTGCCAGGAAGGCCCGGGCAGAGGAGGCCACCGCCACTACCACCACCTCTGAAGAAGAGGAGGGACCACAACACAGGCCTGTGTCTCCTTGTGATGTTTTTCATGGTTCTGGTGGCCCTGGTTGGATTGGGGATGGGACTATTTCAGCTCTTCCACCTGCAGAAGGAACTGGCTGAACTCAGAGAG GTCACCCCAATCCATCCTCTGAGAAAATGGAGCTGA
- the FASLG gene encoding tumor necrosis factor ligand superfamily member 6 isoform X1, translating into MQRPLNYPYPQIFWVDSSASSPWASPGSVFPCPPSVPGRPGQRRPPPLPPPLKKRRDHNTGLCLLVMFFMVLVALVGLGMGLFQLFHLQKELAELRESTSQRHTESSLEKQIGHPNPSSEKMELRKAAHLTGKSNSRSIPLEWEDTYGIALVSGVKYKKGSLVINETGLYFVYSKVYFRGQSCNNQPLNHKVYTRNFRYPQDLVLMEGKMMNYCTTGQMWARSSYLGAVFNLTNADHLYVNVSELSLVNFEESKTFFGLYKL; encoded by the exons ATGCAGCGGCCCTTGAATTACCCGTACCCCCAGATTTTCTGGGTGGACAGCAGTGCCAGCTCTCCCTGGGCTTCTCCAGGGTCAGTCTTCCCCTGTCCGCCCTCTGTGCCAGGAAGGCCCGGGCAGAGGAGGCCACCGCCACTACCACCACCTCTGAAGAAGAGGAGGGACCACAACACAGGCCTGTGTCTCCTTGTGATGTTTTTCATGGTTCTGGTGGCCCTGGTTGGATTGGGGATGGGACTATTTCAGCTCTTCCACCTGCAGAAGGAACTGGCTGAACTCAGAGAG TCCACCAGCCAAAGGCATACAGAATCATCTTTGGAGAAGCAAATAG GTCACCCCAATCCATCCTCTGAGAAAATGGAGCTGAGAAAGGCAGCTCATTTAACAG GCAAGTCCAACTCAAGATCCATCCCTCTGGAATGGGAAGACACTTATGGAATTGCCCTGGTCTCTGGGGTGAAGTATAAGAAGGGCAGCCTTGTGATCAATGAAACTGGGCTGTATTTTGTGTATTCCAAAGTGTACTTCCGGGGTCAGTCCTGCAACAACCAGCCCCTGAACCACAAGGTCTACACGAGGAACTTTAGGTACCCCCAGGACCTGGTGCTCATGGAGGGGAAGATGATGAACTACTGCACTACTGGCCAGATGTGGGCCCGCAGCAGCTACCTGGGAGCTGTGTTCAATCTCACCAATGCTGACCATTTATATGTCAATGTATCTGAGCTCTCTCTGGTCAATTTTGAGGAATCTAAGACATTTTTTGGCTTATATAAGCTCTAA